Genomic window (Achromobacter sp. B7):
AACTGCCCTCGCATCGCCAGTGCCTCGCGCATCGCCCCGCCTTGTGGCCCGGTCAACACGCGGAAGTACAGTTCGCGCAGCAGGCCCGGGCCCAGCACGGCGGCTTCGATTGGCTGGTGCATGGCTTCAAGAAAGCGCAGAACGCAGGTGTGCATCCTGTGGTCCATCCGAGTCGACATCATGCTCTTGGGCACCTCCGCCCCATCGCCCGCGCTTGCGTTGCCGATCTGCGCGGCCAGCTCGGCAGCCACCGTGAAATCAAGGTGCAGATAAAGCGCCAGCAATGGGCGTTCCGGTGTTGCATCGGTTTCCATGCTGAAAGGAACCGGCACCGAGACGGCAAGATAATGATCCTCGTCGTACTGATACATCTGCCCGCCAAAGTACCCCCGCTTGCGCCCTTGGCACACGATCACAATGCCGGGGTCATACAAAACGGGGGTGCGTGAAAGCGCTCGGTCGGAACGCAGGATGCGCACGCTGGGCAGCGCGGTCAGGTTATAGCCTTCGGCGGGCGCCAAGGCGCGCAGTAGCGCGACCGTGCGCTTGGGCGTATCGGAATGCGTGGCCGAACATTGAGTCAAGGCGGCGTTTAGGCTCATAGCTTTATGCAAGAAATTCAGCGAATTCGGGCTGATAAGTGGTCTATGGCAAGAATAGTATGCAGTCTCCTCTTTGCATTTTGGAGACGCAACATGGCGTTGAACAAGATATTCCTGATCTCCGGAGTCAGCAGCGGATTCGGCCGCGCGCTGGCGCAAGAAGCGCTGGCCGCCGGGCACACGGTGGTGGGCACGGTAAGAAGCGCAGACGCGAAGCGCGATTTCGAATCGCTGTCCGATGCGGCCTATGGGCGCGTGCTGGACGTCACCCAGTTCGACCGCATTGACGACGTCGTATCGGAAATCGAAACCAGCGTGGGACCTATCGACGTCCTGGTCAACAACGCCGGGTATGGGCACGAGGGCGTACTGGAAGAATCGCCGCTATCGGAGATGCGCAGGCAGTTCGACGTGAACGTGTTCGGCGCCGTCGCCATGATGAAGGCAGTGCTGCCCTACCTGCGCGCGCGACGACGCGGTCATATCCTGAATATCACGTCGATGGGCGGACACATAACGATGCCGGGAATCGCCTACTACTGCGGCAGCAAATTCGCGCTGGAAGGCATTTCGGAAAGCCTGGGCAAAGAGGTCAAGCCCTTGGGCATTGCCGTCACCGCGGTCGCGCCCGGCTCTTTCCGAACCGACTGGGCCGGCCGCTCAATGACAAGAACCCCACGTTCCATCCCGGACTACGATGTCATCTTCGACCCGATCCGGCAGGCGCGTGAAGAGAAAAGCGGCAAGCAGCTTGGCGACCCGGTCAAGGCTGCCCGCGCGATGCTTGCCGCGATCGAGGCCGACAATCCTCCGGCGCATCTATTGCTGGGCCGCGATGCGTTGATGCTGGTGCGAGCCAAGCTTGCTGCGTTGGATGACGAGTTTAGAGCGTGGGAGGCGACTACGGTGTCGACGGATGCCTGATACGCTGTAATCAACACATGCCTTCATAGGAACAACCAGGAGAACCGCCGATGAGCCGACCGGAATTCATCAAGCACTGGACCGAACTTGAAGCGCCCGACGCGCATTCCTACCAGGGCGATACCGAACCCATGGGGCTGGACGCGCCGCCATGGAATAAAAGGGGCGTAACGAAGCGTGCCTTGCGATTGCAGCGGTCTTCTCCGAATAGTGCATCCGATTGCGCCTCCTGAATGCTATTTCGACCAAAGAAGATGCCCTCACCCGCCGATAACGTTATCGCCATCTATCAAGACCACGCAGCAGCGTTTGAAGCGCTGCGCGGGACGGGGCTTGTCGAACTCGGCTGGTTGACGAAGTTCTTGTCTTTGATGCCCGTCCAGAATGCGCAAGTGCTCGACATCGGTTGCGGCAACGGTGTCCCAATCGCGCGTCATTTGATCGAAAACGGGTGCTTGGTGACGGGCATCGATACGTCGTTGCCCTTGTTATCGCGGGCGAAATCCACTTTCCCTGACCATCAATGGATCGCCGCTGATATGCGGCGGTTGCCGTTCACCCAGAGCTTTCACGGCTTGATCGCCTGGCATAGCTTCTTTCATCTGAGCCCCGAGGACCAGCGTCCCATGTTCAGCACTTTTCGTCGTCTGGCGGCGCCCGGGGCGGTGTTGATGTTCACCAGCGGGACGTCGCTGGGAGAAGCCATTGGCCAGTTCGAAACCAAGCCGCTTTATCACGGCAGTTTGGACCCCAATGAGTACCGGCAACTGCTCAACGCCAATGGGTTTTCCGTGAAGCAGCATATGGAAAAGGATCCGGCTTGCGGTGGCGCGACGGTATGGCTGGCGCAACGGGACGCTGCCGAGTCCTGAGCCATAACCATCCCGCGGCGCCATTCGCTACCCCGCCTCTTGCGCCACAATCCCCAGTTCCGCCGCATACCCCGCCAACTGCGCGCCCACGTGCAGCTTCAACGCGTCCACGAACAACTTGATCTTTGCATCCACGAATTGTCGTGATGGGTACAGCGCATACACGTTGCGCTGGTTCGTGTAATAGCCGGGCAGCACCCGCACCAGCGTGCCCCGGCGCAGATCCTCGATTGCCGAGAAGCCGGCAAGCAGGCCGATGCCCGCGCCATCGCGCAGGGCCGTCGCCATGGCGTCCATATCGTTCACGCCGAAATGCGCGCCGGGCGGGCAGTGGGTGAACGTGCCATCCGCGCTTTCCAGATGCCATTCGTCCGGGGCGTAGTCCACGGTGCTGAGCAGCACGCAGTCATGCCGGGCAAGGTCTTCGGGGGTTTGCACGGGCGGATGCTGCTTCAGGTAGGCGGGCGATGCGGCCAGGATGCAGTGGCTGACGCCGATTTTCTGGCTGACGTAGGTGGAGTCGGGCAAGGCGCGCGCGATCACGATCCCGACGTCAAGCTGCTCTTCCAGCAGGTTCGGCATGCGCTGCGAAAGCAGCAGGTCAACGGAAACATCGGGGTATTCCTGTCTGTAAGCCATCGCCGCGCGGGTGACCAGAGTGCGACCCAGGCCAGGCACCGCGTGAACGCGCAAGACGCCACGTGGCGAGATCGTTGCACGGCCTGCTTCGGCTTCCGCCCGTTCGACATCGCCCAGGATCGCCACACAGCGGTCATAGAACCGATGCCCCACGTCGGTCACAACCAGGCGGCGGGTGGATCGCTGGATCAGCCGGGCGTTCAGCCCTTCTTCCAGCGTCGTGACCGCGCGTGAAATGTTGCCGACCGTGGTGGAAAGGTGGTTGGCGACGGCAGTGAAGCTGCCCATTTCGACCACCTTCGCAAACACCGACATGTTGTAAAGCTTGTCCATCGTGGGTCCATTGTGGGGGGGGCGACTTTTCCTCTGGCAGAGAAAGTCATTCCTTCGCCGGGGGCTAAATCCGCGCCCGTCTCGCGCCTAGACTTCGTTCCATGGTCAGGTCCTGGCCCGGCAGGAAACGAACAATCTTATCGGAGTTTGCAGCCATGAACGGCAACTATGATCCGCTTTACCTCTTCATCAACGGCGAATGGATAGGCGCTGGCGACCGCGACACCGCCGCCGTCATCAACCCGGCCACGCACCAGGAACTGGGCCGCGTGCCGCTTGCGACGCCCGCCGACCTGGAGCGCGCGCTTGACGTGACGCAGCAGGCGTTCAATGCATGGCGCACCGCGTTTCCCAACGAGCGTGCCCGGGTGCTCAAGCGCGGTGCGGAATTGATGCGCGAGCGGGCCGAGCACATTGCCACGCTGATGACGCTTGAAGAAGGCAAGCCGCTGGTTGAAAGCCGTGATGAAGTGTTGCGCGCGGCCGATTACTTCGACTGGTTTGCCGAAGAAGCCAAACGCATAGACGGCCGCGTGGTGCCCGCCAACCGCCCCGGCGTGCAGCAGCTGGTCAAGCGGCAAGCAATCGGGCCGGTGGCCGCTTTCACGCCCTGGAACTTTCCGGCCATCACGCCGGCACGCAAGCTTGCCGCCGCGCTTGCCGCCGGGTGCAGCGTCATCATCAAGCCGGGCGAAGAAAGCCCCGCCACCGCGCTGGCACTGGCACGTGCCCTGGACGATGCCGGCCTGCCCAAAGGCGTGCTGCAAGTGGTCTTTGGCGTGCCCGACGACGTCTCGCGGCAGTTGATTGCGTCTCCGGTGATCCGCAAGGTGACGTTCACCGGGTCGGTGCCGATTGGCAGGTTGTTGTCGGCACGCGCCGCCGAAGGGGTGAAGCCCATCACGCTGGAGCTGGGCGGGCACGGGCCGGTTCTGGTGTTCAACGATGCCGACGTCGCACGCGCCGCGGTCGAAGGCGCCGCCAACCGGTTTCGTGGTACGGGCCAGGTCTGCATTTCGTCGACACGCTTTCTGGTGCAGCGCGGTGTCTATGACGAATTCCGCGAACATTTCGTCAAGGCCACGCGCGCCCTGAAAGTGGGCAACGGGCTTGATCCCGCCACGCAGGTCGGGCCGCTGGCGAACCCGCGCCAACTTGAGAAGATGCAGGCCTTGATCGCGGATGCGGTGGCGTGCGGGGCCACGGTGCTGACTGGCGGCAAAGCCATCGAAGGGGAAGGCTATTTCTTCGAACCGACAGTGCTGGCCGATGTACCGATGCAAGCCAGG
Coding sequences:
- a CDS encoding oxidoreductase translates to MALNKIFLISGVSSGFGRALAQEALAAGHTVVGTVRSADAKRDFESLSDAAYGRVLDVTQFDRIDDVVSEIETSVGPIDVLVNNAGYGHEGVLEESPLSEMRRQFDVNVFGAVAMMKAVLPYLRARRRGHILNITSMGGHITMPGIAYYCGSKFALEGISESLGKEVKPLGIAVTAVAPGSFRTDWAGRSMTRTPRSIPDYDVIFDPIRQAREEKSGKQLGDPVKAARAMLAAIEADNPPAHLLLGRDALMLVRAKLAALDDEFRAWEATTVSTDA
- a CDS encoding class I SAM-dependent methyltransferase encodes the protein MPSPADNVIAIYQDHAAAFEALRGTGLVELGWLTKFLSLMPVQNAQVLDIGCGNGVPIARHLIENGCLVTGIDTSLPLLSRAKSTFPDHQWIAADMRRLPFTQSFHGLIAWHSFFHLSPEDQRPMFSTFRRLAAPGAVLMFTSGTSLGEAIGQFETKPLYHGSLDPNEYRQLLNANGFSVKQHMEKDPACGGATVWLAQRDAAES
- a CDS encoding AraC family transcriptional regulator; translated protein: MSLNAALTQCSATHSDTPKRTVALLRALAPAEGYNLTALPSVRILRSDRALSRTPVLYDPGIVIVCQGRKRGYFGGQMYQYDEDHYLAVSVPVPFSMETDATPERPLLALYLHLDFTVAAELAAQIGNASAGDGAEVPKSMMSTRMDHRMHTCVLRFLEAMHQPIEAAVLGPGLLRELYFRVLTGPQGGAMREALAMRGQFGRIGMSLRHIHAAYAEPLDVTQLAQKAGMSVPSFHSHFKAVTQVSPMQYVKSTRLHQARLLMVRQDLTAEAAGHAVGYTSTSQFSREFKRLFGLTPAAEARRMRESFAIPASFADATYVSSH
- a CDS encoding LysR family transcriptional regulator, with protein sequence MDKLYNMSVFAKVVEMGSFTAVANHLSTTVGNISRAVTTLEEGLNARLIQRSTRRLVVTDVGHRFYDRCVAILGDVERAEAEAGRATISPRGVLRVHAVPGLGRTLVTRAAMAYRQEYPDVSVDLLLSQRMPNLLEEQLDVGIVIARALPDSTYVSQKIGVSHCILAASPAYLKQHPPVQTPEDLARHDCVLLSTVDYAPDEWHLESADGTFTHCPPGAHFGVNDMDAMATALRDGAGIGLLAGFSAIEDLRRGTLVRVLPGYYTNQRNVYALYPSRQFVDAKIKLFVDALKLHVGAQLAGYAAELGIVAQEAG
- a CDS encoding NAD-dependent succinate-semialdehyde dehydrogenase; its protein translation is MNGNYDPLYLFINGEWIGAGDRDTAAVINPATHQELGRVPLATPADLERALDVTQQAFNAWRTAFPNERARVLKRGAELMRERAEHIATLMTLEEGKPLVESRDEVLRAADYFDWFAEEAKRIDGRVVPANRPGVQQLVKRQAIGPVAAFTPWNFPAITPARKLAAALAAGCSVIIKPGEESPATALALARALDDAGLPKGVLQVVFGVPDDVSRQLIASPVIRKVTFTGSVPIGRLLSARAAEGVKPITLELGGHGPVLVFNDADVARAAVEGAANRFRGTGQVCISSTRFLVQRGVYDEFREHFVKATRALKVGNGLDPATQVGPLANPRQLEKMQALIADAVACGATVLTGGKAIEGEGYFFEPTVLADVPMQARIMHEEPFGPIAVLMAFDELADGLQEANRLPYGLSAYAFTRDARTAIDVADGLEAGMIGINQYRIVATELPFGGMKESGHGSEGGVEGIEYYLTHKFISQA